In Syntrophorhabdaceae bacterium, the sequence GCGGGGTCATAGAGGATAAATCAACTGATAAGAAATTATTTGACTGAGGACAGCCCCCATCGGTTCAGCATTCGCCTATGGTAGTCATCAGGGGCAAGAAAGGGGGAGCACATGAATTGGTATCTCCAGGCCTTAAAGAAATACGCGGTATTTAGCGGGAGGGCAAGGCGCAAAGAGTACTGGTACTTTTTCTTGTTCAACTTCATCGTAGGCCTTGTTTTAGGTTTCATTGACGGTTTGGTCGGCACTTCCAGTAAAGGTGCCGGAATAGGTCTGCTGGGAAGCATCTATGTGCTGGCAGTTTTTGTTCCTGGTATTGCTGTTTCGGTACGGCGACTTCATGACACAAATCGCAGTGGGTGGTGGCTGCTTATCGTTTTGATTCCAATCATCGGCGCCATTATTCTTCTCGTTTTCATGATGCAGGGCAGTCGAAAGGATGAGAATCGGTACGGTCCAAATCCAACAGCGGCTGAGTTCTGCAGAGAATGCGGCAAAGAAATCGATGATAATGCCGCCGTATGTGCACATTGTGGTGCGTCTATACAGAGATCGGAAACGTAGTTGACTATCATGACTGATCATCTGATCCTCTTTTTTTCATACCGGCAGAGGGAGAATCAGTCACGTTAATCAACTACGTCCCTCTGACGAAAGAGGCTTGATGGATCGGCAAAAAAACGCGCAGTGTGCACGAAGAAGATAATTGCCGACAAGGAGGAGAACTTGATCAATACTTCAGCAACAGAACACCTCAGGGTCCTGTATCTTGAGGATCACGTGCCGGGTTCCGTGTATGAATTCGGAT encodes:
- a CDS encoding DUF805 domain-containing protein gives rise to the protein MNWYLQALKKYAVFSGRARRKEYWYFFLFNFIVGLVLGFIDGLVGTSSKGAGIGLLGSIYVLAVFVPGIAVSVRRLHDTNRSGWWLLIVLIPIIGAIILLVFMMQGSRKDENRYGPNPTAAEFCRECGKEIDDNAAVCAHCGASIQRSET